One part of the Treponema sp. OMZ 787 genome encodes these proteins:
- a CDS encoding co-chaperone GroES — translation MKVKPLGDRVLVKPDAVETKTAGGIIIPDTAQEKTQRGVVVAVGDDKEKIKVSVGQKVIHDKYAGTQIQLDGVDHLILKANDLVAVIE, via the coding sequence ATGAAAGTTAAACCCTTAGGAGACAGAGTTTTAGTAAAACCGGATGCCGTAGAAACAAAAACTGCCGGCGGAATCATCATTCCCGACACAGCTCAAGAAAAAACCCAAAGAGGTGTTGTTGTAGCTGTAGGAGATGACAAAGAAAAGATTAAGGTTTCAGTCGGACAAAAAGTTATTCACGACAAGTATGCCGGAACTCAAATTCAGCTTGACGGTGTCGATCATTTGATTTTAAAAGCAAATGATTTGGTTGCCGTTATAGAATAA